The DNA sequence ggtggctgtgggGGGCTTTGTGGTGTATGCAACTGTAGTGCGCAGTGGAGAATAGCGCCCTGAGTGACACACTAAGTCCCTGCAGGGTgttcagggagggaggggggctctcACGCAGAGTAGTAGGAACAAGAGTCTGCTTTGGTAGTCGCTACGCCTTCTGAGCAGGACTTGTTACTAGTAGTTGTCGCTTTCATTCATGAGCGTACTAAGAGTCAGCTTTACCATATTAAGCACTAAAATGAGGAACGAGGGCCAAAGACCCTCAAAAGAATCTGGAACTTTCCGTGTGACCTCTCCCACTTTAATCGAATCACGCAGATTTCCTGCTCTTTTTGTCTATCTAAAAATAACATTCTTGTGAACACGTTGAATGAAGCAGCCAGTACCTCGTGGTCTCGGTGTGACCTCTTCCCATTGGCCGCGggaggttgccatggcgatcAGAGGACAGTTAATGAAGCACATGGGGTTTTAGTTGGGACAGGCcaaggtgggcggggcctcgcaACAAGGGgcctgttcttacagtgtgatTAAAGAGTCGTAATTAGGCTAACGGCTCAGGGGGACAGAGAGCCCCTTGGCTCAGCTGTGATTGGGAGTTCATGCGGGAATCCCTTTGTCTCTGGAAATTTGGGCAGCCTGACATCAAGGGCTGGAATTCAGAGGGTCTGCCTGGCAGGGTCCTTTGTGCTGAGCCCTGTAGCGGGTGTGGCGTGTGCTAATGGGACAGAGTACAGGGGTGACTTATGTAGTGTAGCCAGATGAACTGGGGTATATAGTTCTGGGCACAGCCTCTCACACAGCctctcacacagtctctcacacagcCTCTCACACAGTCTCTGACTCAGCCTCTCACACAGCCTCTGGCACAACCACTCACATAGCCTCtggcacactctctcacacagtctctcacactgTGTTTCTGACACAGTTTGGAGAATGAGGCTTCATTAACCCTATTGTGGGCGGAGCATTGTATGCTGTCAGTCACTTGTATGAACCAGTTGAAAAATGTTGCTTGTCACCAGTTCGTTAAATTCAGTGAGCCGCTGATGACAGGCAGTGGCTCCTCCCACTCGGGGGCTGGAGGAACTTTCCGGCTTTTCACATTGCACCCCTCCCTAAATGCCCCACCCTGCCCGGCTTTGCAGGGGTCTGGACTCGTTCGGCCGGATCTGGGACCTGCGGACGGGGCGCTGCGTCATGTTCCTGGAGGGCCACCTCAAAGAGATCTACGCCATCGACTTCTCGCCCAACGGGTAAGAGGCCGGCTTCTCCGTATTTTAACAACCACCCATATTAAACCAGACGTTATGATGTTATGAGCCCCCTCCCATATTAAAACTTATAATattaacacacgcacacactcactcactcagattctgtctctctctctctccacctctctgtctctctctccactgcagCTTTCACGTGGCGACAGGAAGTGGAGATAACACCTGCAAGGTCTGGGACCTCCGGCAGAGGAAGTGCATCTACACCATCCCCGCTCACCAGAACCTTCTGTCCTCAGTGAAGTTCCAGCGTAAGTAGCCCTGGAGGAGAGCGGCTCGCCGTGTGCGTCTGTTCCATCTTCTACAAggctctcactccatctctctctctatctctcactctgtctctcttcctctgaatatctgtctctctctgtctctccctctcaatatctccatctctctctgtctcttgctctgactctctccctctcaatctctccacctctctctctcgctctgtctctctccctctcaatattcctgtctcttgctccgtctctctcccttgcACTCTGTGTCGCTCTGTCCCTCCCGTTGTCATTTATTTACTCTCTGTTTCCCCCTGGCTCCCCCTCTCAGCCACTGACGGTCACTACCTGCTGACGGGAGCGTACGACAACACGGCCAAGGTGTGGACGCACCCCGGCTGGTCCCCGCTCAAGACGCTGGCGGGGCACGAGGGGAAGGTGATGGGGCTGGACGTGTCGGCCGACGGACAGCTCATCGCCACCTGCTCGTACGACCGCACCTTCAAACTCTGGGTCTCCGAGTGACCATTGGTCGAtacaccccgcccctcccccttctccatcGCTGCGATTGGCTgatatacccccccccacccccttctccatCGCTGCGATTGGCTGatataccccccacccccttctccatCGCTGCGATTGGCTGATATCCAGCCTCTCTCCACATCGGGGCCTGTGTACTGACCAGGTGTCACTATGACAACCTTAGGCTGCCAACTCCAGCTGTTTAGGGTCTGTCGGCCTATTGCATTATTATTGCATCAGTGCCCATTGTTTGAGGTTTCAGTCTAAGGACTACAGGTTTTGAAAGGGTTTCTAATGGAGTAGATGAATAATTTGAATTGAATAAAACTCCACACTGGCCCTAGAAGAGAGACGTTGGTTCTGGATAATATCTGGTATTTCACATAATATGGTGTCTGAGATTTAACATTCAGCTGCACACAGTTTAGTGACGGGTCCTTTATAACAGCAACTGCCTTCATAGTGGTGAGCTAGCAAAGGTATAGATGGTCAAGAACGGGTATAGATGGTCAAGCACAGGTATAGATCAGGTTCTGAGAAAGTGCTTCTCCTGTTGCTCTTTGCAAACTGTGTCTGCATGAAAGATGCTGTCATGGCAACACAAGGACTATTCAACAAATATATCTCTTACTTTTTTCccatgcttttttgttttaccagttttcattttgaacGATCTTTCCTGCAGTCTGATTGGACGGGAAAAACCCCCATTTTTGTTATCAGCCATTCGGCCAGTTTTTGTAActcaagtcattttttttattttgtccacacagatattttcatgtaataaaaaaccatgaaaaataaaatgtgtggttccttgaattattattaattctCTTGTTTTGAGGTAActgctaaaaagtacatttatcaGTTGTAATCATTAACATAGGAAACAAGAATTTTCTCAGTCACTAAATTAAGAATCTGCACATGACAGATGGAACAGAGTTACACCCATTAATACCAGCAAAAGACAACAGTCTCAAATAACTCATATATATGGTTATATATGTATAATTCAGTAATCTTAACTAGATTAGACTAAATTCCTCTTCTCTTGTACCGCCACCAGGTGGAGCAGTTTGCATAGACGCCACCATTTTGTGTGGCTATTGGTGACCCTTCATTGGTCATTGTGGTTGGAGGCAGTCCTTGTGCCCCGCCCAGAGCAGGAAATCTGAAACAGTGGTGGACGTGGGGGTGGATGATTAGGCCCATGTCCTTTAGACATACCAGCCCAAGTCCAACTGATCAAGTCCATCCATGTAGCTTCACAGGTTTTATCTTCACTTGAATTACAACAGAATAGAGTTGAAGACATAAAAATGTCCGACCTTCGTATTTGGTCCCAAGCACAGGAAACACTATGATGGACCAATAGGGCACAGGATGGAGAGGATTAGGGTCCATCAGTGTGAAAGGACCAATAGGACGCAGGATGGAGAGGATTAGGGTCCATCAGTGTGAAAGGACCAATAGGATGCAGGATGGGGAGGCTTGCCATTAGTGTGAAAGGACCAATAGGACGCAGGATGGGGAGGGTTAGGGAACAGTGTGAAAAAGGAGACGTGAGGCAGACTGAGCCCTCATGACTGTCTTCCACATTATTCCATTTCCATCCCTGGGCTCTAGTACCAGCAGCAGGAGACGCATCGCCTGCAGCAGGGGCTCCTCCGAAAGTGGGGTACAGCCAGCGCCCCCTGACCCCAAGCTGGAGGgggctgctctgtgattggctgctttccAAAGGAAGCCTTGTGCTCCACCTGAGACCCGCCCCCCTGCCGCGTGTTGATTCGCTGGTTGTCCAGCTCCGCCTTGACTCCCAGGAAGGCCGACAGGTCGAGGTCCAGCACTGTGGCGCCCCCGCGTGGTAAGGGAGTGTTCTGCCGGCACTGCGGACACGGGATCCACATCTGCTGGAGATGGGAGGCCGGAACACATTGTGTTTAATAACACTGCCACTCAACACTGCTACCCAGCACTGCTACTCAACGCTGCTACTCAACACTGCTACCCAGCACTGCTACTCAACGCTGCTGCCCAACACTGCTACTCGACACTGCCACCCAACACTGCTGCCCAACACTGCTACTCGACACTACCACTCAACACTGCTACCCAGCACTGCTACTCAACACTACTACTCAACACTGCCGTCCAACACACCTTGTTTTCCCATCATCATATTTAATGACACTGTCACCAACGCATCGTTTTTCCAGCTCATAAGTGACTTATACACGCAGGCACGAGTGAGGTTTAGTATGTTTGTGAGCCAATATTCACTATCAAAGTTACCATCAGTAGAAAATTAAGCTGCTTAAGCCACAAGCCAACCACTGACTAAAGCCACTGCTTAAATTCTTTTGCGAAACAGTTCACTTTTTTCCTAATTGATAGGAAATCTGTTTGGCACAGAGACCCTGTGAAGAGCAGGTTGATTTGTTTGGCTTgatgtgaattgtgtgtgttcTTTACAGGATGCCAGTGGTGTTTGTGGGGCACGTGTACACAGTGCTGCCCGTGTATTGTTCTCTGAGCAGAGGAGCTTGTTTATTGGCTGTGAGGCAGGGCGGCCCACCTGCTCGTTGATGACGGTGTCCAGGCGGGAGAGGCAGGCTTGGCAGAAGGTGTGCCCGCAGTAGAGCTTGCGCGGGAGCCTGTCGCTCAGGTTGTAGGCCGAATAGCAGATGATGCAGTCCAGCTTGCGGCTGTCTCTGGACGGCTGCTCCGCCGCCAGCTCCACGTCGCCCCCTGGGGGCACGTCTGGCACTTGCACATCTTCCTCGGACATCCTGGTGAATGCGAGCCAACATTATCAGATGGACTGACTGAGCGCGATGCCGAAACCGCTCCCTGCCCAGcaaccccaaacaccccccccccccccccgatcaaGATTTCATATTCCCTTCATCTTCCTTAAATAATTAGAGTGGTGTGAGGGAAAGACAGTTTGCGAGGGTTTCATATCATAAAATGGTGGCCGAACAGAGTTGTGCCCTCCTGCGTTTCATCTGAGCCCGTAGGTCAACAGAACGAGACAAGTTAATCCAGCAAACGGAGACAGCGGAGGGCCTATCCACTTTCCATCTGAGCCCTGCTGTCTGCGCTGAAGCAGATGGCACACACAAAAGGTAGGTTTTAACGGGCCAGTGCTTGCTTATAATCACACTGTGTTAAAGcaacaatgtactgtatattccaCTAATGTACAGTTTGAGACAAAAATAATCGCCGCATAAAAAGTTGCAGGAAAAATCCTCTGGTATCAGCTTTCCCCAGCATGAATAATTAATCGGATCGCATGCAGGATAAAACCGATATCGAATATGAACAGGTTCAGAGGACGAAGTACTGTAACAATGGATTGGGCGAACGAGGCACGGCACATAATATGTTGCAATTACAAATTTGCAATTAAAAATTTCTATGTTCCGTTTTTCATAGCAAGCAGTTATATGTtataatgttatataatgttATATTAAAAAAGTCAGtatgactctctctccctctctctctctctcacacacacacacacacacacgtatattgCGCATCAGTGTAAGTAAACAGTTCGGCATTGAGCGGAGGACTTTCAGAAGTGCCAGGTGTGTCCAGGGACCTGTGTGTGCCTCATACTCAGACGCAGGTTATTGAAGTGAGAACAATCACCCAGCGCAGGCCTTTTGGGCCAACAGAGAAAGGGCACTGTTTCTAAAGGGCGTCTCCGGGGATACCGGCAGCGCCAAGTTCAGGCTGAAATTCTGCCAGTTGGCGATGGTAAAAACATAGGGGCAGGTAAACCGCCCGAAATGCGGCGATGTACGTACCTTGTCCCTCTCCGCTGCCTAACGGCTCCCTACGGTCCTCTGGGGTCCTGCTCCCGGAGCGGTTCCCATGGCAATGTCCATCACAGGCTTGGCGGCGGGGTCGGGTCGGGCCTGAAGAGAGCAGGGTGGGGTGCAGCCCCACTGAGGACCCCCCCGCCTCACAGATGAGCAGCGGTGCTcctgggagtgtggggggggggctggaaagTGTTCCCCAGAAAGCAAGGATGACACAGGGAGGGTTCTCCCCACAGTACctccaccaaaacacacacacacaaacagagcgaatgcaaaaaaaaaacaggagtaaaaagagaaaaggaagaggTATTtccagggagggaggtggagtgGCGTTTGTCCTCCCGTCTCCAGgtccctgttctctctctctctcgggccAGTCAGAGTCTCTGCTCCTCCAGTCCTCCCGTCCTCAGCTGCTTcgctcctctgctcctctcccagCTGTCCGACAGGGTGAAAGCCAAGCCTGGCTCACGTTCCCTTCAGATGGTGCAGGCGGCTCGGGGATCATTTTACAGCCTGAACAATGCGCCCGTGGAAACCCAACACTTTCCAAaccaccgcccccacccacccccccactgcacccccctgCACGCACACCTTCCCAGACGCCTAGCACAAGAGGACGCAGGCTCACCTGTCAGCTCCCCTGATCCAACTGCACTGAGCTGGGAGACCAGCCACAGGGTAGCAGGGGCTTCTGTCTCTAGCTCAGCTTCTGAAGCCCCTGTTTTTCAGTGATGcgaaatgaactgaatggttgTCAGTTTTTTAAGATTCACATCGTCTTCATTGCACCTCCTTTGCTATCACTGACATCCTCatcagctttattttttaatagtttttatttagttaCATTTATGACCATCGTCATCACATGCTAATACTTTCTAAACCTCCGTGTCCCACTGTTGCACCCATTAAAGAACCTGGAAACATGGAAAGATTTTTCATCGTTATCATTGATCATTAGCACCATCGTTCTCTTCTGTATCTTACTGAAATCAGGTTCTTGCCAGAGATTAAATTAAATCCACCCTCTATCTTCACAGACCTGTAATAACTGTGTACTGACCATATGCAGTATCCTACACAGTGAATACGTACTAATGGTGCAAAATATCCTATGAGGTGCTGACTGTACAAAATATCCTACACAGTGACTATGTACTGACCACATGCAGTATCCTACAGAGTGAATATGTACTGACTATACAGTATCATATACAGCGACAGTTCTCTTTATATGGTGCTAGTGCTATGATACGCTGAGGTCATAGTGCAATAAATATGTCACTACAGGGGTCTGTCCAAAATATCTAAGGATCCAACATTCAATTAGAGATTCTATGCAAGTAAATAGTCTAAGACAATATATATTATCTTAATAGCCAATCTAACCTTAGCCAAGGCTTGTTTGTGTAATATGTCCTTGTGGACACTAGGCGGCATAGAGTACAACGACAACGCTTACAGCGAAAGCATTCTGTTGGGCAGTGAGTAGGTAAGTGCAGAATACTAAAGCAGAGCTTCAAATAGAAAAAATTACGATTTCTTTTAAGTTACTGTTTTCCCGCTAGCGTATACACTAACGCAGTGGTGCACACTGCTTCTATGGCCGTTTGCATATGTCTGTAAATAGTTAATCTAAATCAGTCGGGATTGAGGTGAGGATGTGTGCAAATTAGTcataatatgcaaataaatgtatgaaggTTTCTTTATGTAAAATAGCCAAACTTAATATTAAAAGACACTATaacattaattttcttttagtACATTTTTTACGTTTTGGAATATCTAAACGATAGGTTCTATTTGTAAATGGACACAGTCGTATCCACTATAATGCATTACATGCAttgaggtgtttttttgtttgttagttttgcCTCACATTGATTTGAATTGGAAACGCATGAAGGGCTGGCTTTGAATGGAGTTTAATATCTCACATGGCCCAAATTCTAAATAAAGGCTCTTTTGTGCGCGAGTTTCCGTCTTCCTTCCACGGAGAAACGCTGAGCTCCACCCTATGAAACCAGCGCTGTTTTCTCCCTGAGAATCTTTTGCAGTCACGTCGTGCGCGAGCATCGTCAGGAATGTTGTCCTGCCGCTACGACTGCGTTGAGAGTGCGTTTAGCACCGGTGCTAAGCGCGCGGCGATGCCACAGCCTGCTGGGGTTAGTTCCCCTTATTGCTCTGTTTGCCAGAGACTGAAATGATATGGAATCGCGCTGTGGACTTTGGCCTCTTGTGAAGGACAGGTGAACTGGCTCCAAGAAAGATTGCCTGTCATGTATGGCGTTTATATAGTGCCAAAATCCGTGGCCAATTTGTTCCACACTAAAAGAATTTGGGACAAAAATTAATGCCAATAATGTGACTACTCCCCTCCGGTCTTTACATGGAAAAGCCCCGGTGTAAATTTCCAGGCCATTTTCTCAGGTCTTGCATGAACACAGTTTCTGACATCTTCATTAggactttaaaaacattttattttatttgattttatttttcttaagttTACACCAGTGAAGCATTTGACCCATGAAAGTCGTGTAGGTGCACTAGGCATGTTGGTACACTACATATGCTGAACTGTGATGAGATTTTTCCCGGCTGGGTGAAGGAGGTTAGGCTAAGTTTGTTAGTCTGTCACAACCAAGGTGTGTTTATACTGTCAACCTTAGAGAAGGTGCAGTACAGGTAGttacacaggtgcacacatacacgtgcacacatacacgcacgcacacacacacacacacacacacacacacacacctttttgtTGTTACACGTCTTTAAGCTcccaaatgctccaggccctgATACACAATTGCTCTCCCAGTttcagtcacccccccccccccccccacccccctccctgtttgCTCACCTCACCGTGACCTTTCAGTTCAGACTGATGTAATTACCATGGAAATACTTGCATTCACAGGGGGAAAACAAACACCCAGCGTAAGCTCCACTGCCACATTTAAATCATAGTATCGGAAAGAGTAAACACTTCGGCTGTGCGTAGGCGccggtgggggggaggagcgggTTTTTTTTAGGCAGCGTGGGAGCGGCCGGTGAGGAAGAACGGGGGGCAGGTAAGGCTGGTTATTCCAGTGAGGCTCAGACTTTCGGCAGCAGGCTGTTCCCATCCAGTACGAACAGGAAGTTCAGCCGACACCTCCGAGGACTGTTTCGCACCGCGAAACTCACTATAGGGGCAGTAACGCAACATTAAGACAACTAGCAAAACATTCATGGAACGCATGGAAAATATGCTTATAAGTCTTGATACAGTGACTTATGCCCTCAGGTATACATACTACAAACATTTCCACACTGAATAGATGCTGTGTCATTGAAAgaatacacattaaaaaatggCTTACTGACAGGACAGCTTTTATATGTTCATGTGATCCCATTTTAAAGTGGCTCCAAATTCCAAGTAAATTTTCTCAgcatttaaatacagtaaatgcTGTATGAAATAGATCCTATACATATTACCAAAAGGTATTCATATGTTGTTACTATTTTAAACTGTACACTaggaaaacataataaaatttgTAATGACGCATATATATAGTAGGACAAATGACAACAAGATTAGCAAGGtaaagacaacaaaaatatCATATACAGGAAGAATCCtcagcattaaaatgcattacagaAACATTGTTGCCATGCTCAGTTGCACAAATCAAATGgcaaggattggctggtgtgcTAGagaaaaattcatatttaaaatggtcCTGAAACATGCTTTCAATTCCACTgattaaaattatgaatatgattaTTGCAGCGAGTacaagcacagagacagaggtgTTCGGGAAGAATTCTTGCAAGCTCATGCAAGTGTGTTTCTGAGGTTTCTACCAGAGAACACAGATTGAGACAGAACCAGTTTATTTGCATTGCGAACAGCAGTGACTGCAGGCTTGGACACCCGGCCCTGCCCATAGCAGGCTGCTAACATGGTGACATATGTTTTGCACaaagtgggtggggttgagatTGAGGATGAGTCAGCTGATCTGACATCAGTAAGAACCTGTACTGGTGCAGTTGGCCCACAGTAGTGCAGCTACCTAGGTCACACCTGCCACAACATGATGTCATAAATGAGTGAAACTGGGCACGGAATTATTGGAATGCTTAGCATAAAGATCCATAGTTtcaaaatggtttcatttttctttctgttttatgaGAACATTAtaaatttattgttttaatgaaataacaataaagcaaaaGACACGGATGCAATTCAATTCCATCCTATTTGgaatttttgaaataaaagccAGCCATATTTCTGGTATTtggatcattttattttgttgatgtctaatacaaaataataaaagcgGTGTACATATACAGTGCTTTTATGTATTCATCCTTTAGATCCCAGTGACCTGCGGGGGCTCACATACCTACGGTACCGGGTTCTGGTTCTGCCAGAGGAGAACCAAATGCTTCCATGATGGCAGATCTGAGAAGTTCTATCCAGGCAAACGCCtcactttttccccccctgGATATGAAGGGAACCAGAACGAGCAGATCCAGAGACAGGACATGTGCAACCTCCCCTCTGAAAGCAGAGGAGCAGGCAGCCTGCTGGCCCTCTGGGGTTGGTGGACCCCTGTTCTCAAGAACCTTGCGTCTACACAGTTAGAAGAATGCCTAGCGGCAGGGTGGGTTAAACTGAGCAAAACTGCACTGTGGCTTTGcttaaaattcaaacaaatgagTCAGAAAGTAGTGTGATAACTCAGAAGATGTTCAGGCCTTCACCTCATCTGAATTCATCCATGACAAGAGAGAcgagaggtcaggggtcaccgCTTAGGCCGCCTTGCAGTTGCATACCAAATGGATGGTCCTGTCGAGCGTGTTTCACAGATTGGACTGATTACTCAGGCCCATAGAAACTGATCCTACCCTTTAGTTTCCTCACACTTTCACAGCTGAAACCATTTTATGAATCGTCAGCATGATAATAAAGACAAAGAACTCCAAAGCTGTGAATGAGGCCTCAGTTCTGTGCAGTGCCTGCCTTTTGTCATGGAAACTCGGCCACTCCCAGCAAGCCAGTGAGGTGCATGATGGGACTCAAAGTGCGCTCCCTGTCAAGCGTTCTCTTGAGGTAACACAGAGCTCACAATTCAGGCCACATGTGGCCAAAAATGGGAACGGGGGACAAAAATACAATGGCTAAATGAAACATACTGTAGCTTACAAGGTACATCAATCAACTCAATTCCCGTGTCATTTTAGCCTGATTCTATGATTATAGGATTGGGTCGAGGGTGTGAGGCTGTGGCCCCTATTGATTCAGGCTCAAGTTGCAGAGTACAGTGCCGAAGCAGAGCGTTCCCAGAAGAGGCCCACTTCCAAAGTGTTCCCAACTTCAAGGAAAGCAGCAGGGAAAACCAGTCCAATCCAGAGCTCCTCTGAACCCCACTATTCTCACAGCCGCGAAATCcacccggggtgggggggggggtcaaggcTCACTTCTTCcggcagcggcggcagcaggAGTAGCAGCGGCcgacctcctcctcttcctccttgaCGGTGTAGTTCCCCTGGTAGGGCGAGGCGTTCTGGGTGGACTTGTCCTGGGACTGGAGCCCGGTTCCTGACGGGTCCTCGCCAGAGGGCCTGAAATTGCCGTAAGGGTTGAGTGCGGAGTTGCGGTTGGACTGCGCGCCGTAGTTGGCGCTGTCGAGGGCCAGGGGGTTGGCGAAGACTGTGGAGGAGTCCTCCGGGGACCGCAGCTTCGCCCGCGGGATGGTCACATCTCCGTAGGGGTTGTCCAGGCAGAGGTTCATGGCTCCTTGTCCGGGAGTCAGGGGGCGGAACAGGACAGTGTCAAACTGGCGAAATCCCACCTGCCTAAAAATCTACTTGCTAGCTCGTCTT is a window from the Anguilla anguilla isolate fAngAng1 chromosome 14, fAngAng1.pri, whole genome shotgun sequence genome containing:
- the si:ch211-202f5.2 gene encoding RING finger protein 224 isoform X2, which gives rise to MSEEDVQVPDVPPGGDVELAAEQPSRDSRKLDCIICYSAYNLSDRLPRKLYCGHTFCQACLSRLDTVINEQMWIPCPQCRQNTPLPRGGATVLDLDLSAFLGVKAELDNQRINTRQGGGSQVEHKASFGKQPITEQPPPAWGQGALAVPHFRRSPCCRRCVSCCWY
- the si:ch211-202f5.2 gene encoding RING finger protein 224 isoform X1, with the translated sequence MSEEDVQVPDVPPGGDVELAAEQPSRDSRKLDCIICYSAYNLSDRLPRKLYCGHTFCQACLSRLDTVINEQQMWIPCPQCRQNTPLPRGGATVLDLDLSAFLGVKAELDNQRINTRQGGGSQVEHKASFGKQPITEQPPPAWGQGALAVPHFRRSPCCRRCVSCCWY
- the si:ch211-202f5.3 gene encoding uncharacterized protein si:ch211-202f5.3 gives rise to the protein MNLCLDNPYGDVTIPRAKLRSPEDSSTVFANPLALDSANYGAQSNRNSALNPYGNFRPSGEDPSGTGLQSQDKSTQNASPYQGNYTVKEEEEEVGRCYSCCRRCRKK